From Leopardus geoffroyi isolate Oge1 chromosome B4, O.geoffroyi_Oge1_pat1.0, whole genome shotgun sequence, a single genomic window includes:
- the MRPL42 gene encoding 39S ribosomal protein L42, mitochondrial isoform X1 — protein sequence MVLAAVKRVISNRTIWKHLFPIQNGALYCVCHKSTYSPLPDDYNCKVELALTSDGRTIVCYHPSVDIPYEHTKPIPRPDPVCNNEETHDQVLKTRLEEKNEPLEQGPMIEQLSKMFFTTKHHWYPRGQYFSSGPILKFFCNGFHYLFSPGMFHTAVIFWHLLFKTKLL from the exons ATGGTATTAGCAGCAGTAAAACGGGTGATATCAAACAGAACTATCTGGAAACATTTATTTCCGATtcaaa ACGGAGCTTTATATTGTGTTTGTCATAAATCTACGTATTCGCCTCTTCCAGATGACTATAATTg caaagtaGAGCTTGCTTTGACATCTGATGGCAGGACAATAGTATGCTACCACCCTTCTGTGGACATTCCATATGAACATACAAAA CCTATCCCACGGCCAGATCCTGTGTGTAATAATGAAGAAACACATGATCAAGTGCTGAAAACcagattagaagaaaaaaatgaacccttGGAGCAAGGACCTATGATAGAACAACTTAGCAAAATGTTCTTTACTACTAAGCACCATTGGTATCCTCGTGGACA ATATTTTAGTTCAGGCCCTATCTTGAAATTCTTCTGTAATGGCTTTCACTACCTGTTTTCTCCCGGCATGTTCCATACTGCTGTAATCTTTTGGCATCTTTTGTTTAAAACCAAATTACTGTAG